A part of Lacinutrix sp. 5H-3-7-4 genomic DNA contains:
- the def gene encoding peptide deformylase has protein sequence MIFNKVTFYNWCLIILILGCSLACISSKTNKSTGFSKFQARKIMNAKSNMPMRVFKITNTADSLLLRSKSAYVKPDSTDVVLNTFIKRLYATVRDSISLGVGIAAPQVGVLKNVIWVQRFDKDEFPFEVYLNPKIISYSQEKQTRKEGCLSIPNRTDVLNNRSKIVKIEYDKINGEHIIETITDFTAIIFQHEIDHLNGILYLDHLEKEINDAKN, from the coding sequence ATGATTTTTAATAAAGTAACATTTTATAATTGGTGTTTAATAATTTTAATACTTGGTTGTAGTCTAGCTTGTATTAGTAGTAAAACTAATAAATCTACAGGTTTTTCTAAATTCCAAGCACGTAAAATAATGAATGCAAAAAGTAATATGCCTATGCGTGTTTTTAAAATTACCAACACAGCAGATTCCCTTTTATTAAGGTCTAAAAGCGCTTATGTTAAGCCAGATAGCACAGATGTTGTTTTAAATACTTTTATAAAAAGACTTTATGCAACCGTGAGAGATAGCATATCTTTAGGTGTTGGTATTGCTGCGCCACAAGTAGGTGTATTAAAAAATGTTATTTGGGTACAACGCTTTGATAAAGATGAGTTTCCTTTTGAGGTTTATTTAAATCCAAAAATAATTAGTTATTCTCAAGAGAAACAAACACGAAAAGAAGGTTGCTTATCTATACCAAACCGAACAGATGTTTTAAACAATAGATCTAAAATTGTTAAAATTGAGTATGATAAAATAAATGGTGAACATATAATAGAAACAATTACAGATTTTACAGCAATAATATTTCAACATGAAATAGACCACTTAAATGGTATTTTATATTTAGACCATTTAGAAAAAGAGATAAACGACGCTAAAAACTAA
- a CDS encoding RNA methyltransferase, translating to MLSKSQIKLITRLKQKKYRVAEGFFVAEGVKVINELLNSTLELHHLFTTETFKINNNETLITQAELKKISFLTTPNKALAVFKIPEAVKIDTNGLIVALDDVRDPGNLGTIIRLCDWYGITNLVCSIGTVDCYNPKVIQATMGSITRVNISYLNLSYFLKQNNKTPILGAFMDGENVYKTKLPNSGILVMGNEANGVSKTIEEQVTNRIAIPRFGTLQATESLNVATATAILLSEFKRNA from the coding sequence ATGCTATCAAAAAGTCAAATAAAATTAATAACGCGTTTAAAGCAAAAAAAATATAGAGTTGCTGAAGGATTTTTTGTAGCCGAAGGTGTAAAGGTCATTAACGAGCTTTTAAATTCTACTTTAGAATTACATCATTTGTTTACAACAGAGACTTTTAAAATTAATAATAATGAAACTTTAATTACTCAAGCCGAATTAAAAAAAATTAGTTTTTTAACTACTCCAAATAAAGCTTTAGCAGTTTTTAAAATACCTGAGGCAGTAAAAATTGATACCAATGGATTAATTGTTGCGTTAGATGATGTTAGAGATCCAGGAAATTTAGGTACAATTATTCGTTTATGTGATTGGTATGGTATTACAAACTTAGTATGTAGTATTGGTACTGTAGATTGTTACAATCCCAAAGTAATACAAGCAACAATGGGTTCTATAACGAGAGTAAATATTAGTTATTTAAATTTAAGTTATTTTTTAAAACAAAATAACAAAACGCCAATTTTAGGTGCTTTTATGGATGGAGAAAATGTTTATAAAACAAAATTACCAAATTCTGGTATTTTGGTAATGGGAAATGAAGCAAACGGAGTTTCTAAAACAATAGAAGAACAAGTCACTAACCGTATTGCAATACCTAGATTTGGAACTCTACAAGCTACAGAAAGTTTAAATGTAGCAACAGCAACCGCAATTTTGTTAAGTGAATTTAAACGAAATGCTTAA
- a CDS encoding TrkH family potassium uptake protein, whose amino-acid sequence MRKSLKLNYKIIFHFFGLLFLFNGGFMLLSTLVSLIYKDGVTIELLISGVVTMLIGVVSMVYTRNHKKEMNKREGYIVVAFGWIVMTLSGSIPYVLTESIPSFTDAFFETMSGFTTTGASILDDIEAVPEGVLFWRSLTHWIGGMGIIVLAVAILPLLGIGGMQLFAAEAPGPSADKLHPRITDTAKRLWLIYFGYTAAETILLKAAGMSFFDAINHSLSTLSTGGFSTKNASVAYWNDKPLIQYIIILFMFLAGTNFVLSYFAFKGRVQKVFKDEEFKLYFRFIVIFTAIAAILIYCNADVSKSSINHPMVFGEGESAIRHSLFQVLAIVTTTGFVSADYTLWTPFLTVFFFGLMFLGGSAGSTSGGIKVVRHLITIKNGFLEFKRALHPNAILPVRYNKRSVSGDIVFNILGFFILYLLAFIVGALGFSMMQIDFTSAIGLAASSLGNVGPALGDFGPVDNYNALPAIGKWWSSFLMLIGRLELFTVLILLTPFFWRNR is encoded by the coding sequence ATGCGTAAAAGTTTAAAACTTAATTATAAGATTATATTCCATTTTTTCGGTTTATTATTTCTTTTTAATGGAGGTTTCATGCTCCTTTCTACTTTAGTAAGCCTTATTTATAAAGATGGTGTTACTATAGAGCTTTTAATCTCTGGTGTAGTTACCATGCTAATTGGTGTGGTGAGTATGGTTTATACTCGTAACCATAAAAAAGAAATGAATAAGCGAGAAGGTTATATAGTGGTAGCCTTTGGCTGGATTGTAATGACACTTTCGGGATCTATACCTTATGTTTTAACCGAGTCTATTCCAAGTTTTACAGATGCTTTTTTTGAAACCATGTCTGGTTTTACCACTACAGGTGCTTCAATTTTAGATGATATTGAAGCTGTGCCAGAAGGTGTTTTATTTTGGCGAAGCTTAACACATTGGATTGGTGGAATGGGAATAATTGTACTTGCCGTTGCTATTCTTCCATTATTAGGTATTGGTGGTATGCAGTTATTTGCAGCAGAAGCTCCAGGACCAAGTGCCGATAAATTACACCCAAGAATAACAGATACAGCTAAGCGGTTATGGCTTATATATTTTGGTTATACAGCAGCAGAGACTATTTTGCTTAAAGCAGCAGGAATGTCGTTTTTTGATGCTATAAATCATTCTTTAAGTACATTGTCTACAGGTGGGTTTTCAACTAAAAATGCAAGCGTTGCATACTGGAATGATAAACCTTTAATACAATACATAATTATTCTGTTTATGTTTTTAGCAGGTACAAACTTTGTATTGAGTTATTTTGCTTTTAAAGGTAGAGTTCAAAAAGTTTTTAAAGATGAAGAGTTTAAACTTTATTTTAGATTTATAGTAATTTTTACAGCCATAGCGGCCATTTTAATTTATTGTAATGCAGATGTAAGTAAATCTTCAATTAATCATCCTATGGTTTTTGGCGAAGGTGAAAGTGCAATTAGGCATTCTCTATTTCAGGTGCTCGCCATTGTAACTACTACAGGATTTGTTTCTGCAGATTATACATTGTGGACACCATTTTTAACCGTTTTCTTTTTTGGTTTAATGTTTTTAGGTGGTTCTGCCGGAAGTACTTCTGGAGGAATAAAAGTGGTACGACACTTAATTACTATTAAAAATGGATTTCTAGAATTTAAACGCGCATTACACCCAAATGCAATTTTGCCAGTACGTTACAATAAGCGATCGGTGTCTGGAGATATTGTATTTAATATTTTAGGTTTCTTTATTCTATATCTTTTAGCATTTATAGTAGGTGCTTTGGGTTTCTCTATGATGCAAATAGATTTTACTTCTGCAATAGGTTTAGCGGCATCTAGTTTAGGTAATGTTGGTCCAGCATTAGGTGATTTTGGGCCAGTAGATAACTATAATGCATTACCAGCAATAGGAAAATGGTGGTCATCATTTTTAATGCTTATTGGTAGATTAGAGTTATTCACCGTGCTAATTTTGTTAACGCCTTTTTTCTGGAGAAATCGATAA
- a CDS encoding BamA/TamA family outer membrane protein codes for MKHQRSKILLIIIIGFITSCNSVKRVPQGEHLLTNVNINVNDKSEDSDVINNLVYQTPNSRIPLIGVPLRLYIYNTARPNLDSILNAKIKNNPKRTARQKRFLSIKQFENRKQSKLDFNNWIKRTGEAPVIVNDTLSSKTLKRLDSYYFNNGWFDVESKFETTRSDNKKATIEYTVTTGEAYTIDSLSTKIATPVIDSLYKLKEKNAFLKPKAQYKTVDVVSEKDRITEQMRNSGVYHFSEDNVFFEVDTIGSTKKVNIDVQISARAIRLEDTVLREPFKIYKVKDVNIYTNSDFNRRNESITDSTTYNGFNIYSKEKLRYNPKTLSDAVFITPNTIFKDKDRPQTSRRISNLKTFKYPKIDYIENTKDTTLTANIYLTPLKKFGLDIRAEASQSNIQSIGFSLSPGILMRNVFRGAETLELSGTASIGASKDGANERDQFFDINEIGANLNLTIPRFFFPFNTEKIIPKSMFPSTRISVATTSQTNVGLDKQTFTGLFNYKWYPNEEVTNSFDLFNIQFVKNLNTSNYFREYRSSYNTLNSLAFSSGYITNSEDLSIPSQADAFLAEVTSGNFVGSLTGDDIQTINSINERKERLTEDNLILSSNFNYIKDKRDNLFDTDFSILKLRLELAGNMFSAVSNIIGLEKNNNDRFELFNVAFSQYIKPEIDYIKYWDLGNKSILAMRSYAGIAIPYGNSKNIPFSKSFFAGGANDNRAWAAYSLGPGSSTTTNEFNEANLKLAFSVENRFNIFGALNGALFIDAGNIWNVLDDVEIDAATFNSFSSLKDIAVGSGFGLRYDFNFFVIRGDIGFKTYDPSYGDQNRWFNDYNFNNATYNIGINYPF; via the coding sequence TTGAAACATCAGCGCTCAAAAATACTACTTATTATAATAATTGGTTTTATAACCTCTTGTAATTCTGTTAAGCGTGTTCCTCAAGGAGAACATTTGCTCACTAATGTGAATATAAATGTTAATGATAAAAGTGAAGATAGCGATGTAATTAATAATTTAGTTTACCAAACGCCAAACAGTCGCATCCCTTTAATTGGTGTTCCCTTAAGGCTTTATATTTATAATACGGCAAGACCTAATTTAGATTCTATTTTAAATGCCAAAATAAAAAACAACCCTAAACGTACTGCCAGACAAAAACGTTTTCTTTCTATTAAACAATTTGAAAACAGAAAACAGTCTAAATTAGATTTTAATAATTGGATAAAACGCACTGGTGAAGCTCCAGTAATTGTAAACGATACGTTATCTAGCAAAACGTTAAAACGTTTGGATAGTTACTATTTTAACAATGGTTGGTTTGATGTAGAATCTAAATTTGAAACCACACGAAGCGACAATAAAAAAGCAACCATAGAATACACTGTAACCACTGGTGAGGCATATACTATAGATTCTTTATCTACCAAAATTGCGACACCTGTTATAGATTCACTTTATAAATTAAAAGAAAAAAATGCTTTTTTAAAACCAAAAGCACAATACAAAACTGTTGATGTTGTTTCTGAAAAAGACAGAATTACTGAGCAAATGAGAAACTCTGGTGTTTATCACTTTTCTGAAGATAATGTGTTTTTTGAAGTAGATACAATAGGAAGCACTAAAAAAGTAAATATAGATGTACAAATAAGTGCTCGAGCAATAAGACTTGAAGATACCGTTTTACGTGAACCATTTAAAATTTACAAAGTAAAAGACGTAAATATTTATACAAATAGTGATTTTAACAGACGTAACGAAAGTATTACAGACTCTACAACATATAATGGTTTTAATATTTATAGTAAAGAAAAACTACGATATAATCCTAAAACACTATCTGACGCTGTTTTTATTACTCCAAATACTATTTTTAAAGACAAAGACAGGCCGCAAACCTCAAGACGAATTAGTAATTTAAAGACTTTTAAATACCCTAAAATAGATTACATAGAAAATACCAAGGACACTACATTAACTGCCAATATATATTTAACACCTTTAAAAAAGTTTGGTTTAGATATTAGGGCCGAAGCCTCACAAAGTAACATTCAATCTATTGGTTTTTCATTAAGTCCAGGAATATTAATGCGTAATGTTTTTAGAGGCGCAGAAACTTTAGAACTTTCTGGTACGGCATCTATTGGAGCTTCAAAAGACGGAGCAAATGAGCGTGATCAATTTTTTGATATTAATGAAATTGGAGCAAACCTAAACCTTACTATTCCGCGATTCTTTTTTCCTTTTAATACCGAAAAAATAATTCCTAAATCTATGTTTCCTAGTACACGAATTAGTGTTGCTACTACAAGCCAAACAAATGTAGGATTAGACAAACAAACTTTTACCGGTTTATTTAATTACAAGTGGTACCCTAATGAAGAAGTTACTAATAGTTTTGATTTATTTAATATACAATTTGTAAAAAACTTAAATACCTCGAATTATTTTAGAGAATACCGAAGCTCATACAACACCTTAAACAGTTTAGCTTTTAGCTCTGGTTACATTACCAACAGTGAAGATTTAAGTATCCCAAGCCAAGCAGATGCATTTTTAGCCGAAGTTACTAGCGGTAATTTTGTTGGCTCATTAACTGGTGACGACATACAAACTATAAACTCTATAAACGAGAGAAAAGAAAGACTAACAGAAGACAATTTAATTCTATCTTCTAATTTTAATTATATAAAAGATAAACGAGATAATTTATTTGACACAGATTTTTCTATACTTAAACTTAGATTAGAACTTGCTGGTAACATGTTTTCTGCCGTATCTAATATTATAGGCTTAGAAAAAAATAATAATGATAGGTTTGAGTTATTTAATGTCGCTTTCTCACAGTATATAAAACCAGAAATAGACTATATAAAATATTGGGATTTAGGAAACAAAAGCATTCTTGCCATGCGTTCTTATGCAGGTATTGCAATACCTTATGGTAACTCTAAAAACATACCATTTTCTAAAAGTTTTTTTGCCGGTGGTGCAAACGATAACAGAGCTTGGGCTGCATATAGTTTGGGTCCAGGAAGTTCAACAACTACAAATGAGTTTAATGAAGCTAATTTAAAATTAGCATTTAGTGTAGAAAATAGGTTTAATATTTTTGGAGCACTAAATGGTGCATTATTTATAGATGCAGGAAATATTTGGAATGTGTTAGACGATGTTGAAATAGACGCAGCAACATTTAACTCTTTTTCATCCTTAAAAGATATTGCCGTTGGCTCTGGTTTTGGCTTACGTTACGACTTTAACTTTTTTGTAATTCGTGGAGATATTGGCTTTAAAACTTACGATCCTTCTTATGGAGACCAAAACCGTTGGTTTAACGATTATAATTTTAATAATGCCACTTATAATATTGGTATTAACTACCCTTTTTAA
- a CDS encoding porin family protein: MKKVFALLTFLIVVQTGYAQLFTKEKVKNNENLDKQTLSWGYYFGTNNLDYKFDYNDNLGDIHTQKTYGFNVGLVGDIRANDYINFRLEPGLVIASRNITYPENFFANYEEEINASDLLREVKSTYIYVPLIMRLSTQRFNNFKPFVTLGIATSINLSSNENNPEDNSNGEFRTTKNTFFYDIGFGIDFYLYWFKFTPSIRGVFAINDELIRDNDPNSPWTGNINSMKTRGVFINFTFR, encoded by the coding sequence ATGAAAAAAGTTTTTGCCCTATTAACCTTTTTAATTGTAGTACAAACAGGCTATGCACAATTATTTACAAAGGAAAAAGTAAAAAATAACGAAAACCTAGATAAGCAAACTTTAAGTTGGGGATACTATTTTGGTACCAACAATTTAGATTATAAATTTGACTATAATGATAATTTAGGAGATATACACACTCAAAAAACTTATGGTTTTAATGTTGGCTTAGTAGGTGATATTAGAGCGAATGACTATATAAACTTTAGATTAGAACCCGGTTTAGTGATAGCTTCTAGGAATATAACCTATCCAGAAAACTTTTTTGCTAATTACGAAGAAGAAATTAATGCCAGCGATTTACTACGTGAAGTAAAATCTACTTACATATATGTACCGCTTATAATGCGATTATCTACACAACGTTTTAATAATTTCAAACCATTTGTAACGTTAGGTATAGCGACATCTATTAACTTGTCTAGTAACGAAAATAATCCTGAAGATAATAGCAACGGCGAATTTAGAACTACTAAAAACACCTTTTTTTACGATATAGGTTTTGGGATAGATTTCTATTTATATTGGTTTAAATTTACACCTTCTATACGTGGTGTTTTTGCAATAAATGATGAGTTAATTAGAGATAACGACCCAAATAGTCCATGGACAGGAAACATTAACTCTATGAAAACGCGTGGTGTTTTTATAAACTTTACCTTTAGATAA
- the fbaA gene encoding class II fructose-bisphosphate aldolase has translation MSHQIKPGVATGKEVQAIFNLAKEKGFALPAVNVVGSNSINGVLETAKALNAPVIIQFSNGGGVFNAGKSLSNENQKAAIAGSIAGAKHVHLMAEAYGVPVILHTDHCAKKLLPWIDGLLDASEKHFKETGKSLFSSHMIDLSEEPLEENIEICKKYLERMSKMDMTLEIELGITGGEEDGVDNSDVDESKLYTQPEEVAYAYEELSKVSDQFTIAAAFGNVHGVYKPGNVKLTPKILKNSQEYISEKFGVPHNHIDFVFHGGSGSTEEEIQEAIGYGVIKMNIDTDMQYAFMSGVRDYMAEKTEYLQSQIGSPDGPESPNKKYYDPRVWLRKGEITFVERLKKAFEDLNNVDTL, from the coding sequence ATGTCACACCAAATAAAACCAGGAGTTGCCACAGGTAAAGAAGTTCAAGCCATTTTTAATTTAGCTAAAGAAAAAGGGTTTGCCTTACCAGCCGTAAACGTTGTAGGATCTAATTCTATTAACGGTGTTTTAGAAACAGCTAAAGCTTTAAATGCTCCAGTAATTATTCAATTTTCTAATGGAGGTGGCGTTTTTAATGCAGGTAAAAGTTTAAGTAACGAAAACCAAAAAGCAGCTATTGCTGGAAGTATTGCTGGCGCAAAACATGTACATTTAATGGCTGAAGCTTACGGTGTTCCTGTAATTTTACATACAGATCACTGTGCAAAAAAATTACTACCATGGATTGATGGTTTACTTGATGCTAGTGAAAAACACTTTAAAGAAACTGGAAAATCTCTTTTTAGCTCTCATATGATTGATTTAAGTGAAGAACCACTTGAAGAAAACATTGAAATTTGTAAAAAATATCTTGAACGCATGAGCAAAATGGATATGACTTTAGAAATTGAATTAGGAATCACCGGTGGTGAAGAAGATGGAGTGGACAATAGCGATGTAGATGAATCTAAATTATATACACAACCAGAAGAAGTTGCATATGCTTATGAAGAATTAAGTAAAGTAAGTGACCAGTTTACAATTGCAGCAGCCTTTGGAAATGTACATGGTGTATACAAGCCTGGTAATGTAAAATTAACTCCAAAAATTTTAAAGAATTCTCAAGAATATATTTCTGAAAAATTTGGAGTACCACACAACCATATCGATTTTGTTTTTCATGGTGGATCAGGTTCTACAGAAGAAGAAATTCAAGAAGCTATTGGTTATGGTGTTATTAAAATGAATATAGATACAGACATGCAATATGCTTTTATGTCTGGTGTAAGAGATTACATGGCAGAAAAAACTGAATACCTACAATCGCAAATAGGCTCTCCAGATGGCCCAGAATCTCCAAATAAAAAATATTACGACCCTAGAGTTTGGTTACGTAAAGGTGAAATAACTTTTGTTGAACGTCTTAAAAAAGCTTTTGAAGACTTAAACAACGTAGACACACTATAA
- the trkA gene encoding Trk system potassium transporter TrkA produces the protein MKIIIAGAGEVGFHLAKLLSYESQEITLIDTNRESLSYADNHLDIKVLKGDATSISILKEARVNSSDLVIAVTASETTNITVCVLAKQLGCKKTIARISNTEFIKHKDEVGFTRFGIDELISPESLAASEIQLLLNQSAFKDSYEFEGGALTMVSLNLTRTASFVGKTVKEAAELFSEIHFVPIAVQRFGTQYTIIPRGDTQFKEGDTVVFITCSGGGEELCRMTGKTNTPIRDVMILGGSKIGYKTSRDLCQKQFKVKLIENNREAALDIADELEKVLVINGDGRNVELLEEENIGDMDAFISVTGNSETNIMSCLVAKSKGVKKTIALVENMDYFELSQSIGIDTLINKKLLAANNIFRYIRKGEVVAMTKLNNMNAELLEFRVKSDSKICNKQIKDVEFPRSAIIGGVIRDGKGLIALGSFKIKEGDYIVVCCLPRSIKQVEKLFL, from the coding sequence ATGAAAATTATAATAGCAGGAGCTGGTGAGGTTGGATTTCACTTAGCAAAATTACTGTCTTACGAATCGCAAGAAATTACACTTATAGATACTAATAGAGAAAGTTTGTCTTATGCAGACAATCATTTAGATATTAAGGTTTTAAAAGGAGATGCTACTTCTATATCTATATTAAAAGAGGCAAGAGTAAACTCTAGTGATTTGGTGATTGCAGTAACAGCATCAGAAACTACAAATATTACAGTTTGTGTATTAGCAAAACAATTGGGTTGTAAAAAAACAATTGCAAGGATTTCTAATACAGAATTTATAAAGCATAAAGATGAAGTTGGATTTACAAGGTTTGGAATAGACGAACTTATTTCTCCAGAATCTTTAGCAGCATCAGAAATTCAATTATTATTAAATCAATCTGCATTTAAAGATAGTTATGAGTTTGAAGGTGGTGCATTAACCATGGTGAGTTTAAACTTAACAAGAACAGCATCTTTTGTTGGAAAAACTGTAAAAGAAGCTGCAGAGTTGTTTTCCGAAATTCATTTTGTACCAATTGCAGTACAGCGTTTTGGAACTCAATACACAATTATACCTAGAGGAGATACGCAATTTAAAGAAGGAGATACAGTAGTTTTTATTACTTGTTCTGGTGGTGGTGAGGAATTGTGCAGAATGACAGGAAAAACCAATACACCAATACGTGATGTAATGATTCTTGGCGGTAGTAAAATTGGTTATAAAACGTCTCGAGACCTTTGCCAAAAACAATTTAAGGTTAAGTTAATTGAAAATAACAGAGAAGCAGCTTTAGATATAGCAGACGAACTTGAAAAGGTTTTGGTTATAAATGGTGACGGAAGAAATGTAGAGCTTTTAGAGGAGGAAAATATTGGTGATATGGATGCTTTTATTTCTGTAACAGGAAATTCTGAAACTAATATAATGTCTTGTCTTGTAGCAAAATCTAAAGGTGTGAAAAAAACAATCGCTCTTGTAGAGAATATGGATTATTTTGAGCTGTCTCAATCTATTGGTATAGACACCTTAATTAATAAAAAGTTATTGGCTGCAAACAATATTTTTAGATATATAAGAAAAGGTGAAGTTGTAGCAATGACTAAGCTAAACAACATGAATGCCGAGTTGCTAGAGTTTAGAGTAAAGAGTGACTCTAAAATTTGCAATAAACAAATAAAGGATGTCGAGTTTCCAAGATCTGCCATAATTGGTGGAGTAATAAGAGATGGTAAAGGTTTAATTGCTTTAGGAAGTTTTAAAATTAAAGAAGGTGATTACATAGTTGTTTGCTGTTTACCACGATCTATTAAACAGGTAGAAAAATTGTTTTTATAA
- the ubiE gene encoding bifunctional demethylmenaquinone methyltransferase/2-methoxy-6-polyprenyl-1,4-benzoquinol methylase UbiE translates to MSKIKPYKDSDLSKKEQVTKMFDTISGDYDGLNRVISFGIDIKWRKKVVKIVKETQPKTILDIATGTGDLAINLAETNAEKIVGFDISPGMLEIGKEKIKKKNLDQKIDMVLGDGESMPFDDNSFDAITVAFGVRNFENLENGLKEILRVLKPNGTFVILETSMPDKTPFKQGYNFYTRNILPLIGKTFSKDKTAYKYLCESASQFPYGEALNNILRNIGFTNVKDLPQTFGVATIYTASKH, encoded by the coding sequence GTGTCGAAAATAAAACCTTATAAAGACAGCGACCTTAGCAAAAAGGAGCAAGTAACAAAAATGTTTGATACCATTTCTGGTGATTACGATGGTTTAAATCGTGTTATCTCTTTTGGAATAGATATTAAATGGCGCAAAAAAGTTGTAAAAATTGTAAAAGAAACACAACCAAAAACCATTTTAGATATTGCTACAGGAACTGGTGATTTAGCTATTAATTTAGCCGAAACTAATGCTGAAAAAATAGTTGGTTTCGACATTAGTCCAGGAATGCTTGAAATCGGGAAAGAAAAAATAAAGAAAAAAAATCTTGACCAAAAAATAGATATGGTTCTTGGTGATGGAGAAAGTATGCCTTTTGATGATAATAGTTTTGATGCCATAACTGTTGCTTTTGGTGTTAGAAATTTTGAAAACCTAGAAAATGGTCTTAAAGAAATTTTACGCGTCCTTAAACCTAACGGCACTTTCGTGATTTTAGAAACTTCTATGCCAGACAAAACACCTTTTAAACAAGGTTATAATTTTTATACTAGAAATATTTTACCGCTAATTGGTAAAACATTTTCTAAAGATAAAACAGCGTACAAATATCTTTGCGAATCTGCCTCTCAATTTCCTTACGGAGAAGCTTTAAACAATATTTTGCGAAATATTGGGTTTACTAATGTTAAAGACTTGCCACAAACTTTTGGTGTGGCAACAATTTACACAGCATCTAAACATTAA